The segment TATAAGGCCCGTGGTTGGAAAGAAATAAATCCAGGAATCGCAGCGATCATGGATATGTCAAAAATGTCGATGGGAATTATTGGAATCATCATGATGATCCTCATGTCGTTAATTATTACGAACGCCTTATTTATGGCAATATTTGAGAGAATTTTTGAATATGGAGTTGCCAGGGCCCTAGGTACTGAAAATAAACATTTAGTTTTGATGATGTTCTCTGAAACTTTAGGACTTGGAGTTGGGGCCGCATTGGCCGGTATCATTCTTTCGCTGATTATTGGTGGGGCCTTGGCAATCTATGGTGTTGACTATTCTGGAGTTGAATTCAACCAAGTCACCTTTTCTGAGCCAGTACGGTTTATCTTCAGATGGCATCAATGGGTTCTTTACCCGGGACTTGCAATAGTATTTACACTTCTAACTGGAATATATCCGGCCTATTACACAACTAAAATAACCTTAAGTAGAGCACTCAAAAAAACAATGTAGGGAATATGAGTATAATATTTGAAATCAAAAATGTTTCGAAAGAATATGGTGATAATGATAATACGCACGTACAAGCTTTAGGTAATATCAATCTTTCCATAGGCAATGGAGAATTTACAGCAATTGTAGGCCCATCTGGTTCGGGAAAGTCAACGTTGCTAAATATAATGAGTGGTCTGGATAATCCAAGTACAGGGGAAGTTATTTTAAAAGGACAACATATCAATCAAATGAGTGGCCATGATCTCTCTCAATTTAGAAGGGATCATATTGGTTTTATTTTCCAATCCTATAATTTAATTCCAGTGCTTACAGTCAAAGAAAATGTAGAATATATTATGACCCTGCAAGGAGTCAGTGAGGTTGAAAAATCACAAAGAGTAAAACAAGTGTTGGAAGAAGTAGGAATTGCAGGCAAAGAGGACCGATTACCTTCTCAACTCTCAGGTGGCCAACAACAGCGGGTTGCTGTGGCCAGAGCAATAGTGGCCCGGCCAGATATTATTTTAGCTGATGAACCAACAGCGAACCTAGATTCAAAGACAGGGGGCGA is part of the Halobacteriovoraceae bacterium genome and harbors:
- a CDS encoding ABC transporter ATP-binding protein, giving the protein MSIIFEIKNVSKEYGDNDNTHVQALGNINLSIGNGEFTAIVGPSGSGKSTLLNIMSGLDNPSTGEVILKGQHINQMSGHDLSQFRRDHIGFIFQSYNLIPVLTVKENVEYIMTLQGVSEVEKSQRVKQVLEEVGIAGKEDRLPSQLSGGQQQRVAVARAIVARPDIILADEPTANLDSKTGGDLIEMMMKLNEESKTTFVFSTHDQKIMDRAKRLITLHDGVIQSDIIRS